TGCGGCCTTCACGCAGGCTGGGAAAGTCAACCAGGCCCTGCTCGATGCCCTTGACCTCGCCCCCGAGCCGGCGCAGGGCCGCTATCTTCGCCTCGATCTCACGGGTGAGCTCCAGAGCCCGGCGCTGGAGCTGGCTCAGGCGCGCGGCGCCGGAGTGTCCGTTGCCGTGACTCGTATCCACGGTGCGCCCGATCTCGGCGTTGACGCTGTCGAGCTGGCGCTTGCGGCCCTGCATGAATTCCATGGCCTCGCGCAGCTCGGGGATGAGGGCGTTCACCTCGTCCGGCTCGAAGAGACGCAGGTCCTCGGTGCCTTCTCCCGACGTCACCGCTCAGCGACCTCCAGGCTCCGCGCAACGTAGTCCGACATGTCGACCTCGTGCAGCCGCGCGAGATCAGCCTCGCCGAGCGTTCCGATAGCAACCCTGGGGAGTGGCGTCACTGGGCGCCTCGCTGTCGTCCTCCCTCGGGGGAGGGTCAGAACTCCGTCGCCCCGGTGAACTCCCACCGCGAGACCTTCAGGGCGGGAACGCGGCAGGAGCCGAAGAACGACGGCAGCCGCATCGTTTCCCGGCCGATCAGGTCGACGTTGTTCATCGCTTCGAGGTAGCTCTGCGTGAAACGCAGGTTGCGGACCGGCCCGACGACCCGGCCGTCCTCGATCAGGAAGGTGCCATCGCGCGTCATTCCAGTCACCACCACGTTCAGCGGGTGCACGGGCCTGGTGTACCAGAAGCGGCTGACCAGCACGCCGCGCCTTACCGACGCTACGAGGTCGTCGGCCGAGGCTGTGCCTGGAGCGAGAAAGAGATTGCCGGGGGCCGGCCCGAAGGTCTGGCCTGCCGGCAGCGCGTGCCCGGTGGAGGCGTGGCCACCCTTAGCCCCGTAGTAGGTGTCCCAGACAACGTCGATGGCGACTCCGTCCCGTATGAGGTCGACCCTCTGCTTGGGCACGCCCTCCGCGTCGAAGGGCGACGGGATGCCGTCCAGCGAGAGGCCGTCGTCCCAGATCGAGATGTTCTCGCCCATGAGACGCTCGCCAAGGCGGCCGGACATGAAGCTGCGCTTCTCGAGGAAGGCCTGTGCGCCGAAGGAGAGGTAGGCGAAGTAGTCCATGATGTCGGCGACGGCGTAGGGCTGGAGGACCACCTCGTAGATGCCCGGTTCCAGCGGCCGTGGGTCAGCCCCGCGCAGGCACCTGTCGATGGCTTCGCCGGCAAGGG
This genomic stretch from Dehalococcoidia bacterium harbors:
- a CDS encoding DUF2203 family protein, whose protein sequence is MTSGEGTEDLRLFEPDEVNALIPELREAMEFMQGRKRQLDSVNAEIGRTVDTSHGNGHSGAARLSQLQRRALELTREIEAKIAALRRLGGEVKGIEQGLVDFPSLREGR
- a CDS encoding TldD/PmbA family protein, encoding MALQTAMGLLGESGLRRIANALLEASEADQTEVLVYASVSALTRFANNYIHQNVEERNLRVQVRAVIGKKVGVASADVAREDALAEVTRRAVSLARLQQDNPDFVSLPGPAQVTAVPSFIERTARFEPEDRAAVVRQVCEASRAAGLTAAGAFRTQRSEVAVANSLGVWAYHADTSADINTVVMGETASGHAERLTLDAGEIDGAALAGEAIDRCLRGADPRPLEPGIYEVVLQPYAVADIMDYFAYLSFGAQAFLEKRSFMSGRLGERLMGENISIWDDGLSLDGIPSPFDAEGVPKQRVDLIRDGVAIDVVWDTYYGAKGGHASTGHALPAGQTFGPAPGNLFLAPGTASADDLVASVRRGVLVSRFWYTRPVHPLNVVVTGMTRDGTFLIEDGRVVGPVRNLRFTQSYLEAMNNVDLIGRETMRLPSFFGSCRVPALKVSRWEFTGATEF